The following is a genomic window from Aeromonas sp. FDAARGOS 1405.
ACGACCACTGATAGTGCCATCCCGATTGATTTCGAGTTTCTCCATCGGCATTGGCAGCACGATGGGTTGACCACCGTCATCCACGACGTTCAGACCGGTCGAGGTTTGCAGGTTACCAGTCGCATTGACCTGCAGATTTCCCATACGGGTATAGGCCTCCCCCCCCTTGGGATCTTGCACTGCAATCCAGCCGGGACCATCCACCGCCACGTCAAGATCCCGCCCCGTGGTCATCAACATGCCATGCTGCAAGTTCTGGCCGGGACGTTCCGTCATGGCAAATACCCGACTGGGCAGCCCCTCACCAAAAGCCTGCATGCTGCGGGCCTGCTCGAAATCTGATTTAAAGCCGGTGGTATTGGCATTGGCGAGGTTATTACCGCGAACAGCCAGGCTGTTCATGTTCTCTTTGGCCCCGGACATGGCGATATAAAGCAGGTGATCCATGGGATTCTCCGTCAAACAGATGACTCTGACAGCAGAGCTGCAATTTGGATGCCAACAGAAGGGGGAATGCCGCACCATTCGGCAGCAGAGATCTATAAAAAAACGGGGCACCCAAGGTGCCCCGTTGCCGGAGAGGAATTAACGGATCTGCAAGATGGTCTGCTGCAGCGAACTATTTACCTCCAGAGAGCGGGAGTTGGCCTGGAAGTTACGCTGGGCAGTGATCAGGTCAACCAGTTCGGAGGTCAAATCCACGTTGGATTGCTCCAGCGCCGACGATTTGATGGTACCGAAGGTGCCGGAGTTGGGCGTTCCCGGCAATGCATCGCCAGAGAGCAGGGATTGCCGCCAGGAGGTATCTCCTATCTGGGTCAACCCTTGTGAGTTGGCAAACTTTGCCATGGCCACCATGGCCACCTTGATGGTTGTCGCGTTACTGTAAGTCGCGGACACAATGCCATCCGGCGTGATCTCGACTTTGGTCAAACGGCCGACTGTGGAACCATCCTGTGACAACTTGTTGACTTCGAACGGTGAGGCATATTGGGTTATTGTGCCCAACGAAATCTCAAAGGTCTGAGTGGGATCAGCACCATTAGTGATGATGCCTGCGCCGCCTGCCCCCAACGCCACTGTTTGAATTGTTGCAGGGGTAGTTGGGGTGATCATTTTACCATCGGCACCAAAGGTAAAACGAGCAGCTAACGGTACAGGATTCACACCTGTTGCCATCTGGGTTTGAACCCCGCTATCAATATCAATAGGCTTGTCGCCCTCATATAAATACATACGCCATGCTGTAGGATCTGCCGGTTTGGTAGGATCCGCATCGCTTGCTTCTTTGACGAAATACTGGGTGATGGTATGGGGTTCACCTAAAGAGTCGTACACCACAACAGACGTGGAAGACGAGTAAGTTTTCGAGTCTTTTGGATCAAAACTCGACAGACTGCCAACCACAGGAGGCACCGCAAGAGGATCCGGCATTGTTCCCGCCGACAAGGGGGTCGCCTTGGAAGGCAAATTGAAGCTCGCTTCAACCTTGCTGGTCTTTATAGGCTCACCCGCTCGATCCGGTATCTGGATCGGCTTGGTCGCATTGATACTCACCGCCTTCGGCGTACCGTCAGCATTAATTTCATAACCTTGCAGATAATGGCCCTGATTGTTAACCATATAACTGTTTTCATTGAGCTTGAACGCGCCAGCCCGAGTATAGGTGCGATCCAGGTTAGTCAAGCTGTCAGAGGTCACAAAGAAGCCATTCCCCTGAATAGCCAAATCCAGCGCGTTATTGGTAAATTGCAGAGCCCCCTGATGAAACTGCTGAGCCACCGCACCGGTCGCCACACCGTTACCAACCTGGGTCTTGGCATTGACAAAAATGGAGTTGGCGTAGACATCCGCAAACTCGGCACGGGACTCTTTAAAGCCCGTAGTATTAACGTTCGCAATGTTGTTAGCGGTGACGTTCAAGTCTTTTTGTGCCGCGTTAACACCGCTCAAGGCATTGTTAAATGACATATCCAGCTCCTTAGATCGATGCTGTCGACGTGGTTTTTGACGGAGTAACCGTCTGGTTTGCATTGGTTCCTGATATTTGAAGGACGGAACTCAGCAGGGTACTGCCCAATCCCTTCAAGTTGAGCAGTGTGGGGTTTGTTGCATTCCCCAAGGCAACGCTATCGACCTTGCCATAAGCGTATGTAGGGATAGTTTCCGCCTTGCCATCCACACTGCCACTGGCCTTGAGCACATATTTTCCAGGTTTGACCCGGTTACCTGCCTT
Proteins encoded in this region:
- the flgE gene encoding flagellar hook protein FlgE, yielding MSFNNALSGVNAAQKDLNVTANNIANVNTTGFKESRAEFADVYANSIFVNAKTQVGNGVATGAVAQQFHQGALQFTNNALDLAIQGNGFFVTSDSLTNLDRTYTRAGAFKLNENSYMVNNQGHYLQGYEINADGTPKAVSINATKPIQIPDRAGEPIKTSKVEASFNLPSKATPLSAGTMPDPLAVPPVVGSLSSFDPKDSKTYSSSTSVVVYDSLGEPHTITQYFVKEASDADPTKPADPTAWRMYLYEGDKPIDIDSGVQTQMATGVNPVPLAARFTFGADGKMITPTTPATIQTVALGAGGAGIITNGADPTQTFEISLGTITQYASPFEVNKLSQDGSTVGRLTKVEITPDGIVSATYSNATTIKVAMVAMAKFANSQGLTQIGDTSWRQSLLSGDALPGTPNSGTFGTIKSSALEQSNVDLTSELVDLITAQRNFQANSRSLEVNSSLQQTILQIR
- the flgF gene encoding flagellar basal-body rod protein FlgF yields the protein MDHLLYIAMSGAKENMNSLAVRGNNLANANTTGFKSDFEQARSMQAFGEGLPSRVFAMTERPGQNLQHGMLMTTGRDLDVAVDGPGWIAVQDPKGGEAYTRMGNLQVNATGNLQTSTGLNVVDDGGQPIVLPMPMEKLEINRDGTISGRPEGAAANLSEDFQRIKLVNPAADAVEKGQDGLFRRKDGQNEPASANVGLIAGSLEGSNVNVVDEMTNLIRLQRQFETQVKMMKTAEENDEAQTQLLRIS